From Salinicoccus roseus, one genomic window encodes:
- a CDS encoding CvfB family protein yields MNQISGTVQFLEVIKKEGSTYHLKTEDALYIRMNASTSDREYEIGEEISAFIYPNRSGELFAAPVVPDASVEQYGYATVTEVNREGAFVDIGIPREILVPWIDLPKVKSVWPKEGDKLYLKLRAESDSQLYGRLITENEAAERFTPIEASKFEELKNKWMEGRPYRLLRIGTFLLTEDGHKVFVHESEREDEPRLGELKKFRVIGINDKGEINGSFIQQAYKKMDADSEKLLDYITKNGGRMPLNDKSSPEDIKEAFNMSKGSFKRALGRLMKEGKVEQTSKETVLKENR; encoded by the coding sequence ATGAACCAGATATCAGGTACAGTACAATTTTTGGAAGTGATCAAGAAGGAAGGATCCACTTATCATCTGAAGACGGAGGATGCACTCTACATCCGGATGAACGCATCGACTTCAGACAGGGAGTATGAAATCGGCGAGGAAATCAGCGCCTTCATCTATCCGAACAGAAGTGGCGAACTGTTTGCAGCACCTGTCGTCCCTGACGCTTCAGTGGAACAGTATGGCTATGCCACTGTTACGGAAGTGAACCGGGAGGGGGCCTTTGTGGATATCGGCATACCCCGGGAGATACTGGTGCCATGGATCGACCTTCCCAAAGTGAAGAGCGTGTGGCCGAAGGAGGGCGATAAGCTCTACCTCAAGTTGAGGGCGGAGAGCGACAGCCAGCTGTACGGCAGGCTCATCACTGAAAATGAAGCAGCAGAACGCTTCACCCCGATTGAAGCATCCAAGTTCGAGGAACTGAAGAACAAGTGGATGGAAGGGCGTCCGTACCGCCTTCTCCGCATCGGCACCTTCCTTCTGACCGAAGATGGGCATAAGGTTTTTGTGCATGAGAGCGAGCGCGAGGATGAACCGAGGCTCGGCGAACTGAAAAAGTTCAGGGTCATCGGCATCAACGACAAGGGGGAAATCAACGGTTCCTTCATACAGCAGGCATACAAGAAGATGGATGCCGACAGCGAGAAGCTGCTGGACTACATCACTAAAAATGGCGGACGCATGCCGCTGAACGACAAAAGCTCACCAGAGGACATCAAAGAGGCATTCAACATGTCGAAAGGCTCCTTCAAGCGCGCACTCGGCCGCCTGATGAAGGAGGGGAAAGTAGAACAGACATCTAAAGAGACAGTGCTCAAAGAAAACCGGTAA
- a CDS encoding NAD-dependent protein deacylase — translation MEHELRRFSTIMDESRRTVFFTGAGVSVKSGIPDFRSMGGLFDEISRAGHSPEYLLSREHLEDDPESFIRFYRKRLMLADKAPNIVHDFIAHEERTGRSLGVITQNIDGLHHDAGSRNVDELHGSLNRFYCTACHKAYSKQTVMAENLSHCECGGVLRPDIVLYGEMLDETVINSAIDKLAKADTLVVMGSSLLVNPAAFLINYFNGSHLVIINRDDTPFDEEADLVINEDMTEVIETIYNNEGDNI, via the coding sequence ATGGAGCACGAATTGCGCCGATTTTCCACTATAATGGATGAGAGTCGTCGTACCGTATTTTTCACTGGTGCAGGGGTGTCGGTCAAAAGCGGCATCCCCGATTTCAGAAGTATGGGTGGTCTGTTCGATGAGATCAGCAGGGCAGGCCATTCGCCGGAATACCTTTTGAGCAGGGAGCACCTGGAGGATGACCCGGAAAGTTTCATCCGTTTCTACAGGAAACGCCTGATGCTTGCAGACAAGGCACCGAACATCGTCCATGATTTCATCGCCCATGAAGAAAGGACAGGGCGGTCGCTCGGAGTCATTACCCAGAATATCGACGGGCTGCACCACGATGCAGGCAGCCGGAATGTGGATGAACTCCATGGGTCTCTCAACCGGTTCTACTGCACAGCATGTCATAAAGCATATAGCAAACAGACCGTGATGGCCGAGAACTTGTCACATTGCGAATGTGGCGGTGTACTCAGGCCGGATATCGTACTCTATGGGGAAATGCTTGATGAAACCGTCATAAATTCTGCCATAGACAAACTGGCGAAGGCAGATACATTGGTGGTGATGGGCTCATCGCTGCTCGTGAACCCTGCAGCATTCCTCATCAACTATTTCAATGGGAGTCATCTGGTCATCATCAACCGGGATGACACGCCATTCGATGAGGAGGCAGATCTTGTCATCAATGAAGATATGACCGAAGTGATTGAAACGATCTATAATAATGAAGGAGATAATATATGA
- a CDS encoding aspartate-semialdehyde dehydrogenase, whose protein sequence is MVKVAIVGATGVVGSKMIEMFEQYEIAADELVLFSSPRSAGKEVEVQGQMYTVRELTEEAAKEGFDYVIMSAGGGTSKHFAPLFEESGAIVIDNSSQWRMHEDIDLIVPEINRPVLDRRIIANPNCSTIQSVVALQPLKEKFGLNRVHYTTYQAVSGSGVGGLRDLEEGAKGEAPTTYPHPIHDNVLPHIDVFQEDGYTKEERKMIDETQKILSQPDLAVTATCVRVPVTNSHAVQINVTLDKEATVEEVREAFKGIPHIKLVDNPENNEYPTPLDSTGKSEVFVGRIRKDESLENTFHIWCTADNLLKGAAQNTVQILKMMMETESVQNG, encoded by the coding sequence ATGGTCAAGGTAGCAATAGTTGGAGCGACGGGTGTCGTCGGAAGTAAAATGATAGAAATGTTCGAACAGTACGAGATAGCAGCAGATGAGCTTGTCCTCTTCTCTTCCCCACGATCTGCAGGCAAGGAGGTCGAGGTGCAGGGACAGATGTATACAGTCCGGGAATTGACTGAGGAAGCGGCAAAGGAAGGCTTCGATTATGTCATCATGAGTGCCGGCGGCGGTACAAGCAAGCACTTCGCCCCACTATTTGAAGAAAGCGGCGCGATTGTGATAGACAACTCAAGCCAATGGCGGATGCATGAGGACATCGACCTGATCGTACCGGAAATCAACAGGCCCGTCCTTGACCGCAGGATCATCGCCAACCCGAACTGCTCCACAATCCAGTCTGTTGTCGCCCTTCAGCCGCTGAAGGAGAAATTTGGCCTCAATAGAGTGCATTACACGACATACCAGGCAGTATCCGGCTCAGGTGTCGGCGGCCTGCGCGACCTTGAAGAAGGGGCGAAGGGAGAAGCGCCGACGACCTACCCGCACCCAATCCATGATAATGTCCTTCCGCATATAGACGTCTTCCAGGAAGATGGCTATACGAAAGAGGAAAGGAAGATGATCGACGAAACACAGAAGATCCTGAGCCAGCCAGACCTCGCCGTTACAGCAACATGCGTCCGCGTACCTGTTACAAACAGCCATGCCGTGCAGATCAACGTCACTCTGGACAAGGAAGCGACGGTCGAAGAAGTGCGTGAAGCATTCAAGGGCATCCCCCATATCAAACTGGTGGACAATCCGGAGAACAATGAGTATCCGACTCCCCTTGACAGCACTGGAAAAAGCGAAGTCTTCGTCGGGCGCATCCGCAAGGACGAGTCACTCGAAAACACATTCCATATATGGTGTACAGCAGACAACCTTCTCAAAGGCGCAGCGCAGAATACGGTACAGATCCTAAAAATGATGATGGAAACGGAGAGTGTTCAAAATGGATAG
- a CDS encoding recombinase family protein, protein MSKIGYARVSTKGQKLESQLDMLQEAGCIKIFSEKVSGRKADRTALEQCMEYMREGDTMVITKLDRLGRTTKQLIELATTLEKRGIDLEIINMNVTTKDPMGKMFFTMMSAFAELEASLLSERTKKGLESARARGRNGGRPGITDDKKAMIQSLYDTQKYTGKQIAEMVGVSRATVYKVVNESKENS, encoded by the coding sequence GTACAAAGGGACAGAAACTGGAAAGTCAGCTGGATATGCTGCAGGAGGCGGGATGCATCAAGATCTTCTCCGAAAAGGTGAGCGGACGCAAGGCAGACCGCACAGCGCTGGAACAGTGTATGGAGTACATGCGGGAGGGCGACACGATGGTGATCACCAAGCTGGATCGGCTGGGCCGGACGACAAAACAGTTGATAGAACTCGCGACGACGCTGGAAAAACGCGGAATCGACCTTGAAATCATCAATATGAACGTCACGACGAAAGATCCGATGGGAAAGATGTTCTTTACGATGATGTCGGCATTTGCGGAACTGGAAGCAAGCTTGCTGAGCGAACGGACGAAGAAAGGTCTGGAATCAGCAAGGGCGCGCGGCAGAAACGGCGGCAGGCCTGGCATAACGGATGACAAGAAAGCGATGATACAGTCATTGTATGATACACAGAAATACACAGGGAAACAGATTGCAGAAATGGTTGGCGTATCAAGGGCGACTGTATATAAAGTTGTAAACGAATCAAAAGAAAACAGTTGA
- the dapB gene encoding 4-hydroxy-tetrahydrodipicolinate reductase: MKILLIGYGTMNKITARLAEEEGHEIVGIIAGSGKDAPYPGFKTIDEAGADVAIDFSHPELLLPLLEDDVKTPLVIATTGQKEEIVSILKEKSTSLPVFFSANMSYGVHVMNTLLKKALTVLDEFDLEMVERHHNKKVDAPSGTLVKLLDTALEHRDGSYPVYDRSNVHEKRKKEEIGVSAIRGGSIVGTHDVIFAKDDEVIEITHQAQSKEIFANGALKAANVLVNRPNGFYDYNNLFEER; encoded by the coding sequence ATGAAGATCCTTCTCATAGGCTACGGCACAATGAACAAAATCACAGCAAGACTTGCCGAAGAAGAGGGACATGAGATCGTCGGAATCATCGCAGGCAGCGGCAAGGATGCCCCCTACCCTGGCTTCAAAACGATTGACGAGGCAGGAGCGGATGTCGCTATCGACTTCTCGCACCCGGAACTGCTGCTCCCTCTGCTTGAGGATGATGTGAAGACTCCCCTTGTGATCGCCACGACGGGACAGAAGGAGGAAATCGTCTCCATACTGAAGGAAAAAAGCACTTCCCTGCCGGTATTCTTCAGTGCCAATATGAGCTACGGTGTCCATGTGATGAATACGCTGCTCAAGAAGGCGTTGACGGTGCTGGACGAATTCGACCTTGAGATGGTGGAACGCCACCACAACAAAAAGGTCGATGCACCAAGCGGCACACTCGTCAAGCTGCTGGATACGGCCCTGGAGCACCGCGATGGAAGCTATCCGGTCTATGACAGATCCAATGTCCACGAGAAGCGGAAGAAGGAAGAGATCGGCGTCAGTGCAATCCGCGGCGGTTCCATTGTAGGTACGCATGATGTTATATTTGCCAAAGATGATGAAGTCATCGAAATCACCCATCAGGCACAATCCAAGGAAATATTTGCAAATGGTGCACTCAAGGCCGCAAATGTCCTGGTCAATCGTCCGAACGGCTTTTACGACTACAATAATTTATTCGAGGAGAGATAG
- a CDS encoding aspartate kinase, with protein sequence METSVLKFGGTSVGNFDKIKDIANELKSRVSRGEKLIVVVSAMGGTTDELLLNANSLSSTPKEDHVALLLTTGEQQTISYLSIVLEDLGIRTKAMTGYQAGIKTFGGHMKSRIADIDQKHLEAALDNHDVVVIAGFQGINDEMEITTLGRGGSDTTAVAIAARCNMPCEIYTDVDGVYATDPRVYEEAGRIYEITYDEMMEMSALGAGVLETRCIEIAKNHSIPLYLGRTLSDEKGTWIMEDTQVLERKAVTGVALDSDIIHVTLYEPERESTLIFDLFEKFEAHDINIDMISQVVNSEGFQLSFTVKGNESYRLDEIFEAVERLHPEMVMDVRTNHSKVSIIGSGMRDMTGVASRAFMALQQAGIPFYQTTTSEISISYVVDGEKDRQAVEVLAKKFNL encoded by the coding sequence ATGGAAACGAGTGTTTTGAAATTTGGCGGAACATCAGTCGGTAATTTCGACAAGATAAAAGATATTGCGAATGAATTGAAATCAAGGGTTTCACGGGGAGAAAAGCTGATTGTTGTAGTCAGTGCAATGGGCGGTACGACAGATGAACTGCTGTTGAATGCAAACAGCCTCTCCTCCACTCCCAAGGAGGATCATGTGGCACTGCTGCTGACTACAGGAGAACAGCAGACCATCTCCTACCTCTCGATCGTCCTTGAAGATCTTGGGATACGGACAAAGGCGATGACAGGCTACCAGGCAGGCATAAAGACATTTGGCGGGCACATGAAAAGCAGGATTGCGGATATTGACCAGAAGCATCTGGAAGCCGCATTGGATAACCACGATGTCGTCGTAATCGCCGGATTCCAGGGCATCAACGATGAAATGGAGATCACCACACTCGGCCGCGGAGGTTCCGACACGACAGCGGTGGCCATAGCAGCCCGGTGCAACATGCCGTGTGAAATATATACGGATGTGGATGGTGTCTATGCGACCGACCCGCGTGTATATGAAGAGGCAGGAAGGATCTATGAAATCACTTACGATGAAATGATGGAAATGAGTGCCCTCGGGGCAGGCGTTCTTGAAACACGGTGCATAGAGATTGCAAAGAACCATTCGATCCCCCTCTACTTGGGCCGCACACTATCAGATGAGAAAGGAACATGGATCATGGAAGATACACAAGTTCTCGAAAGGAAGGCAGTAACCGGTGTGGCGCTCGACAGTGACATCATTCATGTCACCCTGTACGAACCGGAAAGGGAGTCGACCCTCATCTTCGATCTTTTCGAAAAGTTCGAGGCCCATGACATCAACATCGATATGATCTCCCAGGTGGTGAACAGTGAAGGGTTCCAGTTGTCCTTCACCGTCAAAGGAAATGAATCCTATCGCCTGGATGAGATATTCGAAGCGGTCGAACGCCTCCACCCGGAGATGGTGATGGATGTCAGGACAAACCACTCAAAAGTTTCAATCATCGGTTCCGGGATGCGTGATATGACCGGTGTCGCCTCACGGGCGTTCATGGCATTGCAGCAGGCCGGCATCCCCTTCTATCAGACGACGACTTCGGAAATCAGCATTTCCTATGTCGTGGATGGTGAAAAGGACAGGCAGGCAGTCGAAGTATTGGCGAAAAAATTCAATCTATAA
- the pepF gene encoding oligoendopeptidase F, protein MEQLKSRNEVDVNYTWNLTDLFESDEAFEQAAENIRPEIESYSRKYENSLTDASVAVEAIEGFKGLMESLVPIGAYANLRLSSDQGDASAQRLSGIASNIGTYFGSETSFLTSELLQKDESFLKDIRTRAPEFENFVDELLKQKPYQLDAKVEKALASYSTVFEGPYSLYLKTKLLDIDFGTFTANGQEIPLSYLAFEGELESHEDTEVRRNAFRAFSDKLADYQHTTAATYDLQLKQEKTTADLRGFDSVIDYLLHRQDVDQTLYNRQIDMIMSDLAPHMRRYAKLLKRVHGLDEMKYEDLKISLDPSSEPEISVEESRKYINDALGIMGEDYLSMVNRAYDERWIDFVKNKGKSTGAFCASPYGSHPFILISWTSLMTEVFVLAHELGHAGHFYNANREQNVFDARSSMYFIEAPSTMNEMLMANHLLKNSDDPKFKRWVISSIISRTYYHNCVTHLLEAAYQREVYKKVDNNESVSAPELNRLKRQVIEEFWGEDVTITEGAELTWMRQPHYYMGLYPYTYSAGLTIATAMSKRVLNEGQPAVDDWLKVLKSGGTKSPVELAQMAGVDVTTDQPLRDTIDYIGELVDQLEALTEEIEG, encoded by the coding sequence ATGGAACAATTGAAATCCAGAAATGAAGTTGATGTGAATTATACATGGAACCTGACGGATCTGTTTGAATCTGATGAAGCATTCGAGCAGGCAGCAGAAAACATCCGCCCTGAAATAGAAAGCTACAGCAGAAAGTATGAAAACAGCCTGACAGATGCTTCGGTTGCAGTTGAAGCGATCGAAGGCTTCAAGGGTCTCATGGAGTCGCTGGTGCCGATCGGTGCATATGCGAACCTCAGGCTGTCTTCCGACCAAGGGGATGCATCGGCACAGCGTCTGAGTGGCATTGCGAGCAATATCGGTACATATTTCGGCAGTGAAACGAGTTTTCTGACAAGTGAACTGCTGCAGAAGGACGAATCATTCCTCAAGGATATCAGAACCCGGGCGCCGGAATTCGAAAACTTCGTGGATGAGCTGCTGAAACAGAAGCCGTACCAGCTGGATGCGAAAGTTGAAAAGGCACTTGCCTCCTACTCCACCGTTTTCGAAGGACCCTATAGCCTCTACCTGAAAACGAAGCTGCTGGACATCGATTTTGGGACATTCACAGCCAATGGACAGGAAATCCCCCTCTCCTACCTTGCTTTTGAAGGTGAACTTGAATCGCATGAAGATACTGAAGTGAGACGCAATGCGTTCCGTGCATTCAGCGATAAGCTCGCAGATTATCAGCACACGACGGCAGCAACATACGACCTCCAGCTGAAGCAGGAGAAGACGACTGCAGACCTCAGGGGCTTCGATTCGGTCATCGACTACCTGCTCCATCGCCAGGATGTGGATCAGACGCTCTATAACCGTCAGATCGACATGATCATGAGTGACCTTGCGCCACATATGAGACGCTATGCGAAGCTGCTCAAGCGAGTCCATGGCCTGGATGAGATGAAATACGAAGACCTCAAGATCTCCCTCGATCCGTCCTCTGAACCTGAAATCAGCGTAGAGGAATCCAGAAAGTACATCAATGATGCACTCGGCATCATGGGGGAAGACTATCTCAGCATGGTCAACCGTGCCTATGATGAGCGCTGGATCGACTTCGTGAAGAATAAGGGGAAATCGACCGGTGCCTTCTGTGCAAGCCCGTACGGTTCCCATCCATTCATCCTGATATCATGGACCTCCCTGATGACCGAAGTTTTCGTCCTTGCCCATGAACTGGGACATGCAGGGCATTTCTACAATGCCAACCGGGAACAGAATGTATTCGATGCAAGAAGTTCCATGTACTTCATAGAAGCACCGAGCACGATGAATGAAATGCTCATGGCGAACCATCTGCTCAAGAATTCGGACGATCCGAAATTCAAGCGCTGGGTCATCAGTTCCATCATTTCAAGGACGTACTACCACAACTGTGTGACACACCTGCTTGAAGCTGCCTATCAGCGTGAAGTGTACAAGAAGGTGGACAATAACGAAAGCGTTTCTGCACCGGAACTGAACCGCCTCAAACGTCAGGTGATCGAGGAATTCTGGGGAGAAGATGTGACGATCACCGAAGGTGCCGAACTCACATGGATGAGACAGCCGCACTACTACATGGGTCTCTACCCGTACACATATTCCGCCGGCCTGACCATTGCGACCGCAATGAGCAAACGGGTGCTGAACGAAGGGCAGCCTGCCGTCGATGACTGGCTGAAGGTGCTCAAGTCCGGAGGCACGAAATCGCCTGTCGAACTGGCCCAGATGGCGGGTGTAGATGTAACGACGGACCAGCCCCTGCGTGATACGATCGATTATATCGGGGAGCTTGTGGATCAGCTTGAAGCACTGACGGAAGAAATAGAAGGATAG
- the dapA gene encoding 4-hydroxy-tetrahydrodipicolinate synthase, translating into MDSDIIFEGIGVAITTPLTNDEVDYAAFRKHIEYLIDNNVQAIIVNGTTGESPTLSSDEARELLKVGVDTVAGRVPVIAGTGTNSTRASIELSKYAAEIGADALMLITPYYNKSNQSGLYQHFTKIADSTELPVVLYNVPGRTGMTIEPDTVAELSRHPHIVALKDAVGDLEYTKEVLELTSDQNFILYSGNDDNMHDFCQLGGKGLISVVGNIIPGELQEVYESIKNGSGDSQEKFDALMPMIKAVQVDVNPIPVKAMTSELGFGNYELRLPLVPLEEEALNEVIQTMRKFKEGSFV; encoded by the coding sequence ATGGATAGCGATATTATTTTTGAAGGTATTGGCGTAGCAATCACGACCCCTCTGACGAATGACGAAGTGGATTATGCGGCGTTCAGGAAGCATATCGAGTATCTGATCGACAACAATGTCCAGGCGATCATCGTAAATGGTACAACCGGCGAGTCCCCTACACTGTCTTCAGATGAAGCGCGCGAACTGCTCAAGGTGGGTGTGGATACGGTCGCAGGCAGGGTTCCTGTCATCGCAGGCACCGGTACAAACTCGACCCGTGCCAGCATAGAACTGTCCAAATATGCAGCAGAGATCGGAGCAGATGCCTTGATGCTCATTACGCCCTACTACAACAAAAGCAATCAGAGCGGCCTCTATCAGCATTTCACCAAAATTGCAGACAGCACGGAGCTTCCAGTCGTCCTCTACAACGTCCCTGGCAGGACGGGCATGACCATCGAGCCGGATACGGTTGCAGAATTGAGCAGGCACCCGCACATCGTGGCATTGAAAGATGCCGTGGGCGACCTCGAATACACCAAGGAAGTGCTCGAACTGACGTCAGACCAGAATTTCATCCTTTACAGCGGTAATGACGACAATATGCACGATTTCTGCCAGCTGGGTGGAAAAGGACTGATTTCCGTGGTCGGCAACATCATTCCGGGCGAGCTTCAGGAAGTCTATGAAAGCATAAAGAATGGCAGCGGGGATTCACAAGAGAAGTTCGACGCCTTGATGCCGATGATCAAAGCCGTACAGGTGGATGTCAATCCGATCCCTGTCAAAGCGATGACGAGTGAACTTGGTTTCGGCAATTATGAACTCAGGTTGCCGCTTGTTCCCCTCGAAGAGGAGGCATTGAATGAAGTGATCCAGACAATGAGAAAATTCAAGGAGGGTTCCTTCGTATGA
- the dapD gene encoding 2,3,4,5-tetrahydropyridine-2,6-dicarboxylate N-acetyltransferase: MENFTAEEIIQYISNAHKVTPVKVYVNGNFEGVEFPDTLKVFGSETSKTIFADLADWKAFEEYNKDVITDIEVEMDRRNSAIPLKDLSETNARIEPGAFIRENAVIEDGAVVMMGATINIGAIVGEGTMIDMNASLGGRAVTGKNVHVGAGSVLAGVIEPPSASPVVIEDDVLIGANAVILEGVRVGKGAIVAAGAIVTDDVPAGAVVAGTPAKVIKQSQDVDSSKREIVSALRKLND; encoded by the coding sequence ATGGAAAACTTTACAGCAGAAGAAATCATCCAGTACATCAGTAATGCACACAAGGTGACGCCAGTGAAAGTCTACGTCAACGGAAACTTTGAAGGCGTGGAATTCCCGGATACACTCAAGGTGTTCGGCAGCGAAACATCAAAGACCATCTTTGCAGACCTGGCGGACTGGAAGGCATTCGAAGAATACAACAAAGATGTCATCACAGACATTGAAGTTGAAATGGACAGAAGGAACTCTGCAATTCCCCTGAAAGACCTGTCGGAAACGAATGCACGTATAGAGCCGGGTGCGTTCATCCGTGAGAATGCAGTGATTGAAGACGGTGCAGTGGTCATGATGGGAGCAACGATCAATATCGGTGCAATCGTCGGAGAAGGCACAATGATTGATATGAATGCCTCCCTCGGCGGACGTGCTGTTACAGGGAAAAATGTCCATGTGGGTGCAGGTTCGGTACTCGCCGGCGTCATCGAGCCGCCAAGTGCTTCCCCGGTCGTCATTGAAGATGATGTCCTGATCGGTGCAAATGCCGTCATCCTTGAAGGTGTAAGGGTCGGCAAAGGTGCGATTGTAGCAGCAGGCGCAATCGTTACGGATGATGTTCCAGCAGGAGCGGTTGTAGCAGGCACACCTGCAAAAGTCATCAAGCAGTCCCAGGATGTGGACAGCTCCAAGAGGGAAATCGTTTCAGCTCTGAGGAAGCTTAATGACTGA
- a CDS encoding ABC-F family ATP-binding cassette domain-containing protein: protein MLQVIDVGLRFGDRKLFEDVNIKFTPGNCYGLIGANGAGKSTFLKILSGEMEAQTGHVSMAKDERLAVLKQDHFGYEEYRVLDVVMMGHAKLWEVMNEKNEIYMKPDFSDEDGIRAAELEGEYGEMGGWTAESDAESLLHGLGIDSTLVDKNMSELENNQKVKVLLAQSLFGNPDVLLLDEPTNGLDIQAIQWLEEFLINFDNTVIVVSHDRHFLNNVCTHIADLDFGKIQLYVGNYDFWYQSSQLAQQMAQDQNKKKEEKIKELKDFVARFSANASKSKQATSRKKTLEKIELEDIKPSSRRYPFVKFTPEREIGNDLLYVKGLTHSVDGNKVLDNVSFTLDPYDKAVLIGSSEIARTTLLRILAGELTPDEGEVKWGVTTSQSYMPKDNSEYFEGVNTNLVDWLRQYAPPEEQTETFLRGFLGRMLFSGEEAKKKASVLSGGEKVRAMLSKMMLSKANVILLDEPTNHLDLESITAVNDGLKDFKGSIIFTSHDFEFINTITNKVIELKDSGAIVKESTYEEYLKDQGLIKS, encoded by the coding sequence ATGCTACAGGTTATAGATGTTGGTCTGAGGTTTGGCGACCGCAAACTGTTTGAAGATGTAAATATAAAGTTCACTCCGGGCAACTGCTACGGGTTGATCGGTGCGAATGGTGCCGGAAAATCCACATTCCTCAAGATACTTTCAGGAGAAATGGAGGCGCAGACGGGCCATGTGAGCATGGCGAAGGATGAGCGTCTTGCCGTCCTGAAACAAGACCACTTCGGATATGAGGAATACCGTGTCCTGGATGTCGTAATGATGGGCCACGCGAAACTTTGGGAAGTCATGAATGAAAAGAATGAAATATATATGAAGCCGGATTTCTCAGATGAGGATGGCATACGTGCTGCAGAACTCGAAGGCGAATATGGTGAAATGGGCGGCTGGACGGCCGAATCCGATGCCGAAAGCCTGCTGCATGGCCTCGGCATAGATTCAACCCTCGTGGACAAGAACATGTCCGAGCTTGAAAACAACCAGAAAGTCAAAGTCCTGCTTGCACAAAGTCTGTTCGGCAACCCTGACGTACTGCTCCTCGATGAGCCGACCAACGGCCTCGACATACAGGCAATCCAATGGCTTGAAGAATTCCTGATCAATTTCGACAATACTGTCATCGTGGTTTCCCACGACCGCCATTTCCTTAATAATGTGTGTACCCATATTGCCGACCTCGACTTCGGAAAGATACAGCTATATGTAGGCAACTATGATTTCTGGTACCAATCCAGCCAATTGGCCCAGCAGATGGCCCAGGATCAGAACAAGAAGAAGGAAGAGAAAATCAAGGAACTGAAGGACTTCGTTGCACGGTTCAGTGCGAACGCCTCCAAGTCCAAACAGGCGACAAGCCGTAAGAAGACGCTTGAAAAGATCGAACTCGAGGACATCAAGCCATCTTCCAGAAGGTATCCGTTCGTGAAGTTCACACCGGAACGTGAAATCGGCAATGATCTGCTCTATGTCAAAGGGCTCACGCACAGTGTCGATGGAAACAAAGTGCTGGACAACGTCAGCTTCACGCTGGATCCGTATGACAAGGCGGTCCTGATCGGCTCCTCTGAAATTGCACGCACCACCCTCCTCCGTATCCTGGCCGGTGAACTCACTCCGGACGAAGGTGAAGTCAAATGGGGAGTGACGACAAGCCAGAGCTATATGCCGAAGGACAACTCGGAATATTTCGAAGGCGTCAATACGAACCTTGTCGACTGGCTGCGCCAGTACGCGCCACCTGAAGAACAGACGGAAACCTTCCTGAGAGGATTCCTCGGAAGGATGCTGTTCAGCGGCGAAGAAGCCAAGAAGAAGGCAAGCGTATTGTCCGGTGGGGAAAAAGTCCGTGCAATGCTGTCGAAGATGATGCTCTCCAAGGCGAACGTCATCCTGCTCGACGAACCGACCAACCACCTGGATCTCGAAAGCATCACTGCAGTGAATGATGGGCTCAAAGACTTCAAAGGCTCCATCATATTCACTTCCCATGACTTTGAATTCATCAATACGATCACGAACAAGGTCATTGAACTGAAGGACTCCGGCGCAATAGTCAAAGAGTCCACCTATGAGGAGTACCTGAAAGACCAGGGTCTCATAAAATCGTAA